TGTTTCGCGAGAAGGACTTTGCGTTCCATAAGGTCAAGGTGGTTTTCTGGCAGACCGACGAACACGACAAGCCGGCCATCATTACCGAGCCCTACGAGAAAGCATTCACCGCCGCCAACCTCGCCAAGGAGCAGGCCTTCTACGACAGCGACCTCACCTTCCGCGTGCGCGTGAAGGCGGATAACAAAGAGAAGATCGTGGAGTTCGTCCTCAAGCCGGGCGACGGCGCCGCGAAGAAAGTGAAAGCGGCCCTGGGCGACCGGCCGGAGATTCTCTCCGTCGAATGGACGCACCGGCACTACGTCCAGGACGACGAATACATCCCGCACGGCGAGGACATCGAGACGTTTCTGAAGCGGGAAATAGCCAAGCCCATCATCCGCTGGGAGGACAGCCCGCAGCTCGGATACGAAATCCTGCCCAACAAGTACTTCTACCGCTACCAGCCGCCCACGCCCGCGAAGGACTTGTTGGAGGAGTTTTGGCGACTGGAGAAGGAGGCGGAGAAGATGTTGGAGGGGCTGGCTCAATGAAAAACGCAAACGCCCCGACCGTGATGACCTCGCCGGAATACCGGCAGTTCATCGAGGACCTGAAGATGCGGGTGAACTTCGCCCGCATCTCGGTGGCGCGGGCCGTGAACCGCGACCTGATCCTGCTCTACTGGGACATCGGGCGCGAAATCGTGGAGAAACAACAGACGCTGGGCTGGGGCGATGCTGTCGTGCAAATGGTGGCGGCGGACTTGCGACGCGCGTTTCCGGAAATGCGCGGATTCTCTCTGGCAAACGTCTGGCGGATGCGCCAACTCCACATGGTGTATTCCAGTGAGGCAATTCTCGCACAAGCTGTGCGAGAATTGGCGGCGCCTGTCCCTTGGGGACATCACGTCCTTCTTCTCGGCAGGATTAAATCCCCGCCAGAGTTGCTCTACTACCTCCGCGCCACTGCCCGGTTCGGCTGGTCCCGCAACGTCCTGCTCAACCAGATCAAGGCCGGTACGTATGAACGGGCGGTGACGGAGAAGAAGACGCACAATTGTCGTGCGGGCGGTTCTTCCCGAACGGGGCACTCCGTGACCAAGCATGTCTACCGCTACCAGCCGCCCACGCCCGCGAAAGAGTTGCTCGCGGAGTTTTGGAAGCTGGAGAGGGAGGCGGAGAAGATGCTGGAGGGGTTGGCGAAATGAGTGGTGTCCCGACGGGCTGGGCAAGCGATCGCCTTAAGGACGTCGCTGCGATCAACGCGGTCGCGCTGTCCGCTGGGACAGACCCCGACTACGAGTTCGACTACCTTGAGATCTCGAACGTCGACTACCACGGCATCGTTGACCCGAATGCCATCGAACGACTTCGTTTCGAAGATGCGCCGTCGCGCGCGCGGCGAGGGGTGGCTGCCGGGAGTACCGTGATTTCATCAGTGAGGCCGAATCTGCAGGCTGTCGCCTTCTTTCCGGATGCTCCGCCACACTTCGTATGTTCAACCGGCTTCAATGTCGTGGAGCCACAACCGAGCAGGCTGTCACCGCAATTCGCCTACTACCACCTTATATCCGAGAACGCGCGCCAGTATTTAGAGGCGGCAGCAACCGGTGTTGGCTATCCCGCAGTTGGGGACAAGGAATTCAACGCCATAGCGGTCTCGCTACCGCCCTTGCCCGAGCAACAGCGCATCGCGGCGTATCTGGATGCGAGTTGCGCAGCAATTGACGCGGCGGTCACCGCCAAGCGCCGTCAACTCGACACCCTCGACGCACTCCGCAAGGCCATCATTCAACGTGCTGTCACACGCGGCATCTCAGACCGCGTCGTTCTGGAATCGACCGGCAATGCGTGGATGGAGAGCATTCCGCGTGGTTGGAGACTTGTCTGCCTCAAGCGCATCGCTGAAATTCAGGGCGGCCTCACTCTCGGTAAGCAATACGACGGGCCGCTCATCGAGCGTCCGTACTTGCGTGTCGGCAATGTGCAGGACGGCCACCTCGATCTGGCGGACGTGTCCGTGATTGAACTTCCCGCCAGCGTAGCGGCAGGTGTCGAGCTTCGTCCCAACGATGTGTTGATGACCGAGGGCGGCGACCTTGACAAGCTTGGCCGGGGCCACGTGTGGAAGGGCGAGATACCGGGATGCCTGCACCAAAACCACATTTTCGCGGTGCGTTGCACCCTCCACAAGCTGAAGCCGACGTTCCTCGCCTATGTCACTGCTGCCAAGTACGGGCGCGATTACTTCGAGGCTACCGGAAAAAAGACAACCAACCTCGCATGCACGAACGCCACCAAGGTCGGCGAGTTTCCCATTCCGTTGCCCCCGTTGACCGAACAAGAAGCTATTTGCGCTCACCTTGAAGAGGAACTCGGCGAACTGAAGGGCATCGTCAGCTGCATCGAATCCCAGATCGCCACCCTCACCGCCTACCGCAAGTCGCTGATTCATGAGTGCGTCACCGGCCGGCGGCAAGTGACCGACGAGGACGTGCGGCGCGCAGGGCACAGCGAGAGAAGTCAGCCGACGGAGCGCATGGCATGACACCTCGGAAGCCGACGAAGCGAGCGAGCGTGGCGTTGCCCGCCGCAAAGCCAATCGCGCTGATATCGGATGTTCGGGAGCTGATTCTCCAAGCCCGCGCGGGCGTGGCGCGGGCGGTGGACTCGGGGCTGACTACGCTGTACTGGCATGTGGGGCGCCGCATCCGCCAAGACATCTTGAAGGAAAAACGGGCCGAGTATGGCCGGCAAATTGTCTCGGCACTGGGGAGACAATTGGAGAGGGAGTTTGGCCGGGGCTTCTCGGAAAAATCGCTGCGCCACATGGTCCGCTTTGTCGAGGCTTTTCCCGATGTCCAGATTGTCTCGGCACTGCTGAGACAATTGTCGTGGACACACTTCGTCACGCTCATCTACCTTGATGACGCGTTGAAGCGAGACTTCTACGCTGAGATGTGCCGGATCGAGCGGTGGAGCACACGTACGCTGGAGAAGAAGATTGGCTCCATGTTGTTTGAACGCACCGCGCTGTCGCGGAAACCGGAGAAACTCGCGGCGCTGGAAC
This genomic interval from Acidobacteriota bacterium contains the following:
- a CDS encoding DUF1016 N-terminal domain-containing protein: MKNANAPTVMTSPEYRQFIEDLKMRVNFARISVARAVNRDLILLYWDIGREIVEKQQTLGWGDAVVQMVAADLRRAFPEMRGFSLANVWRMRQLHMVYSSEAILAQAVRELAAPVPWGHHVLLLGRIKSPPELLYYLRATARFGWSRNVLLNQIKAGTYERAVTEKKTHNCRAGGSSRTGHSVTKHVYRYQPPTPAKELLAEFWKLEREAEKMLEGLAK
- a CDS encoding restriction endonuclease subunit S; protein product: MSGVPTGWASDRLKDVAAINAVALSAGTDPDYEFDYLEISNVDYHGIVDPNAIERLRFEDAPSRARRGVAAGSTVISSVRPNLQAVAFFPDAPPHFVCSTGFNVVEPQPSRLSPQFAYYHLISENARQYLEAAATGVGYPAVGDKEFNAIAVSLPPLPEQQRIAAYLDASCAAIDAAVTAKRRQLDTLDALRKAIIQRAVTRGISDRVVLESTGNAWMESIPRGWRLVCLKRIAEIQGGLTLGKQYDGPLIERPYLRVGNVQDGHLDLADVSVIELPASVAAGVELRPNDVLMTEGGDLDKLGRGHVWKGEIPGCLHQNHIFAVRCTLHKLKPTFLAYVTAAKYGRDYFEATGKKTTNLACTNATKVGEFPIPLPPLTEQEAICAHLEEELGELKGIVSCIESQIATLTAYRKSLIHECVTGRRQVTDEDVRRAGHSERSQPTERMA